In Nitrosophilus alvini, the following are encoded in one genomic region:
- a CDS encoding pyrroline-5-carboxylate reductase, translated as MNRITIIGTGKMAFALIDGLKDDFELEVIGRDSEKLENLKKMDICVKTYEEFDSSDKTVILCVKPHAIEDVSDYFKSEANTLISVLAGTKIEKLKKEIKAKKYVRAMPNLSAVFKKSMTTLTGDDSTKLDAIKIFDKIGDVLWVSSEKELDIATAIAGSGPAFLAVIAEALADGGVKEGLKREDAKKLVEGLFEGFVPLLKNRVPSMIKDEVMSPGGTTAAGYAVLEEEGARNAFIKAVQKAFEKTQK; from the coding sequence ATGAATCGGATAACAATCATAGGTACAGGAAAAATGGCATTCGCCCTGATAGACGGATTAAAAGATGATTTTGAACTGGAAGTGATAGGAAGAGATAGCGAAAAACTGGAAAATCTCAAAAAGATGGATATTTGCGTTAAAACCTACGAAGAATTCGACTCTTCAGACAAAACAGTCATTCTATGCGTAAAGCCACATGCCATAGAAGATGTCTCGGACTATTTCAAAAGTGAAGCCAATACTCTCATATCGGTACTGGCGGGAACTAAAATCGAAAAATTGAAAAAAGAGATAAAAGCAAAAAAATATGTCAGAGCCATGCCCAACCTTTCGGCAGTTTTCAAAAAGTCTATGACAACACTAACGGGCGACGACAGTACAAAACTGGATGCAATTAAAATATTTGATAAAATTGGCGATGTTTTATGGGTCTCTTCCGAAAAGGAGCTTGATATAGCTACAGCTATAGCGGGCAGCGGTCCTGCATTTTTGGCCGTAATAGCTGAAGCTCTCGCAGACGGCGGCGTAAAAGAGGGATTAAAAAGAGAAGATGCAAAAAAACTGGTCGAAGGTCTTTTTGAGGGATTCGTACCGCTTTTGAAAAACAGAGTCCCTTCTATGATAAAAGATGAAGTAATGAGTCCTGGCGGAACAACCGCCGCAGGATATGCCGTACTTGAAGAAGAGGGGGCAAGAAATGCTTTCATAAAAGCGGTTCAAAAAGCCTTTGAGAAGACACAGAAATAG
- a CDS encoding outer membrane protein assembly factor BamD, whose product MKKSFAALLTALVFITGCSTKKEVEYNKPAIYWYQKIIKKISVGDLDKADEYFTSLQSEHIGSPFLAEAMLMLAKAHMENEEYLLAQFYLDEYIKRYATYRKREFAEYLKIKASFLGFKNLYRDQKLLMDTIKDANGYLEKYPDSEFVPLVQTILTKLYMAEFILNKEIVSLYKRRGKPEAAKIYEERLKSSWINDNEILRPESAWYEKMLDW is encoded by the coding sequence ATGAAAAAAAGTTTTGCTGCATTATTGACGGCTTTGGTATTTATAACCGGTTGTTCTACCAAGAAAGAGGTAGAATACAACAAACCGGCCATTTACTGGTATCAAAAAATTATAAAAAAAATAAGTGTCGGAGATCTTGACAAGGCTGACGAGTATTTTACGTCACTTCAGAGTGAACATATAGGTTCCCCTTTTTTAGCCGAAGCTATGCTTATGCTGGCCAAAGCGCATATGGAAAATGAAGAATATCTTCTTGCACAGTTTTATCTGGATGAGTATATAAAAAGATATGCAACATACAGAAAAAGAGAGTTTGCAGAGTATCTAAAAATAAAAGCAAGTTTTTTGGGATTTAAAAATCTCTATCGTGACCAGAAACTTTTAATGGATACTATAAAAGATGCAAACGGATATCTTGAAAAATATCCCGATTCCGAGTTTGTTCCATTAGTTCAGACAATACTTACAAAACTCTATATGGCAGAGTTTATACTGAATAAGGAGATTGTATCTCTTTATAAAAGAAGAGGAAAGCCTGAAGCGGCAAAAATATATGAAGAGAGACTGAAGTCTTCGTGGATAAACGATAATGAGATATTGAGACCAGAGAGTGCATGGTATGAGAAGATGCTTGATTGGTAG
- the lon gene encoding endopeptidase La translates to MKLSDYNAFPATIPIIVEDEIFLYPFMISPIFLSDDKNINAAAKALDENSLVMVCPAKEGKEGGRDFDSIYPAGVIGSIMRKVSLPDGRIKILFQGLARGKIIQKIGENPLTALVDVITSKPYNEIKLEALLEVLREKVRTLANVSSYFPPDLLKTIEENHEPNRIADLISSSIKLKKSDAYELFTEEDVEQRFMMLIDYITEEIEASKLQREIKTKVHSRIEKINKEYFLKEQLKQIQKELGVDTQREEEIEEYRRKLESKKRYMSEEAYKEIKKQIDRYARMHPESADANVLQNYLEWVLEIPFGKYSKKKLDINAVKKELDKDHYSLEKPKERIVEYFAVKELLELRGLKKSEGKGAILCFAGPPGVGKTSLANSIAKALKRPLVRIALGGLEDVSELRGHRRTYIGAMPGRIVQGIIDAKEMDPVMVLDEIDKVGRSFRGDPTSVLLEILDPEQNTHFRDYYLNFSIDLSNIIFIATANDISTIPAPLRDRMEFIFVSSYTPQEKFEIAKRYLIPQELKKHGLKRSELSISDAALQVIIEKYTREAGVRNLRRRIADIARKAAKELLENPEIKKISVTLKNLDKYLEKPVFEIETADKVPQVGVVNGLAWTAVGGDVLKIEAIKIKGKGMLQLTGSLGEVMKESARIALSVVKVMIDQRKLPIDESVIPKTSKERDEGIKVDPSEVYRRYDLHLHIPEGATPKDGPSAGITMATAISSILSERKVRSDIAMTGELTLTGRVLPIGGLKEKLIAAYKAKIKKVLIPKKNYDRDLDDIPKEVVDALEIIPVTRVEEVLKESLL, encoded by the coding sequence ATGAAACTGAGCGATTATAATGCTTTTCCAGCAACAATACCGATAATTGTGGAAGATGAGATTTTTCTATATCCGTTTATGATATCCCCGATTTTTTTAAGTGATGACAAAAATATAAATGCGGCGGCAAAAGCTCTGGACGAGAACTCTTTGGTGATGGTTTGTCCGGCCAAAGAAGGAAAAGAAGGCGGAAGGGATTTTGATTCTATCTATCCTGCCGGTGTTATAGGTTCAATTATGAGAAAAGTCTCTTTGCCGGATGGAAGAATCAAAATACTTTTCCAGGGATTGGCGCGTGGAAAAATAATTCAAAAAATAGGTGAAAATCCTTTAACTGCGCTTGTTGATGTGATTACATCAAAGCCGTATAATGAAATAAAACTGGAAGCTTTACTAGAAGTATTGAGAGAAAAAGTAAGAACACTGGCAAATGTAAGTAGCTATTTTCCTCCCGATCTTTTAAAAACAATAGAAGAAAATCACGAACCGAATAGAATAGCCGATCTTATCAGCAGTTCTATAAAACTTAAAAAGAGCGATGCATACGAACTTTTTACAGAAGAGGACGTTGAACAGCGCTTTATGATGCTTATAGACTATATAACAGAAGAGATTGAGGCAAGTAAGCTTCAGCGTGAGATAAAGACCAAAGTACACAGCAGAATAGAGAAGATCAATAAAGAGTATTTTCTCAAAGAGCAGTTAAAACAGATACAAAAAGAGTTAGGCGTCGATACTCAGCGGGAAGAGGAGATAGAAGAGTACAGAAGAAAGTTAGAATCAAAAAAACGTTACATGAGCGAAGAGGCTTACAAAGAGATAAAAAAACAGATAGACAGATATGCAAGAATGCATCCGGAAAGTGCCGATGCAAACGTTTTGCAAAACTACCTTGAGTGGGTGCTTGAGATTCCTTTCGGAAAATACTCAAAGAAAAAACTTGATATAAATGCTGTCAAAAAAGAGCTGGACAAAGACCATTACTCTTTGGAAAAGCCTAAAGAAAGAATTGTAGAGTATTTCGCCGTAAAAGAGCTTTTGGAGCTCAGAGGACTCAAAAAAAGCGAAGGAAAAGGGGCTATACTCTGTTTTGCAGGGCCTCCGGGTGTGGGTAAAACCTCTTTGGCTAACTCAATTGCGAAGGCTTTAAAAAGACCGCTTGTAAGGATAGCTCTTGGAGGACTTGAGGATGTAAGTGAACTCAGAGGCCATAGAAGAACATATATAGGCGCAATGCCGGGGCGTATAGTACAGGGTATTATCGATGCCAAAGAGATGGATCCGGTTATGGTTCTTGACGAAATAGACAAAGTGGGAAGAAGTTTCAGAGGAGACCCTACTTCTGTTCTTCTGGAGATTTTAGATCCTGAACAAAATACGCACTTTAGGGACTATTATCTCAATTTCAGTATAGATTTGAGCAATATTATATTTATAGCGACGGCAAATGATATAAGCACTATTCCGGCACCGCTTAGAGATAGAATGGAGTTTATTTTCGTTAGCAGTTATACTCCTCAGGAAAAGTTTGAAATAGCTAAAAGATATCTGATTCCACAGGAGTTGAAAAAACACGGGCTCAAAAGAAGTGAACTCTCCATATCAGATGCAGCCTTACAGGTTATTATAGAAAAATATACAAGAGAAGCAGGGGTTAGAAATCTTAGAAGAAGGATAGCAGATATCGCAAGAAAAGCTGCAAAAGAGCTGCTTGAAAATCCGGAAATCAAAAAGATATCCGTTACACTCAAAAATCTGGATAAATATCTGGAAAAACCTGTATTTGAGATTGAAACTGCCGATAAAGTTCCTCAAGTGGGGGTGGTAAACGGACTTGCTTGGACGGCTGTGGGTGGAGATGTTCTGAAAATAGAGGCAATAAAGATAAAAGGCAAAGGAATGCTTCAGCTAACCGGTAGCCTTGGAGAGGTCATGAAAGAGTCTGCAAGGATAGCTTTGAGTGTAGTTAAAGTTATGATTGATCAGAGAAAATTGCCTATAGATGAGAGTGTCATACCCAAAACTTCAAAAGAGCGAGATGAGGGTATCAAAGTAGATCCTAGCGAAGTTTATAGAAGATACGATCTTCATCTGCATATTCCTGAAGGAGCGACACCGAAAGACGGGCCAAGCGCCGGTATAACAATGGCTACAGCAATATCTTCAATTCTTTCAGAAAGAAAGGTAAGGTCAGATATAGCTATGACGGGAGAATTGACACTCACAGGAAGGGTATTGCCTATAGGAGGACTTAAAGAAAAGCTTATCGCAGCATATAAGGCAAAGATCAAAAAAGTTTTAATTCCCAAAAAAAATTATGACAGAGACTTAGATGATATACCCAAAGAGGTTGTTGATGCGCTGGAGATCATACCTGTAACAAGAGTAGAAGAGGTACTTAAAGAGAGCCTACTTTAG
- a CDS encoding response regulator: MKKIKVLAVDDDFINLKLLKSMLMKSDNIEEVYEAKNGAEALNVLKEHNDIDIILLDIIMPVMNGIEMLKILRSDTNLKQIPVIVLSTDETKRVEALDSGANDFINKPIREQILKEKINQYTAT; this comes from the coding sequence ATGAAAAAAATAAAAGTATTGGCAGTTGACGACGATTTTATTAATCTAAAACTATTAAAATCCATGTTGATGAAATCTGACAATATAGAAGAGGTTTATGAAGCAAAAAATGGAGCAGAAGCTTTAAATGTACTCAAGGAGCACAATGATATAGATATAATACTGCTTGATATTATAATGCCGGTAATGAACGGAATAGAAATGTTAAAAATATTAAGAAGCGACACAAATTTAAAACAGATACCAGTTATAGTTCTCAGCACCGATGAGACAAAAAGAGTCGAAGCACTTGACAGTGGAGCAAACGACTTTATAAACAAACCTATCAGGGAACAGATTCTTAAAGAGAAAATAAATCAATATACCGCAACCTGA
- a CDS encoding nitrate- and nitrite sensing domain-containing protein, whose protein sequence is MQLSLIRKMQLISLLPLLLLFSLSGYFLYDSYQTYQKTQTLKKEIEFNRVLSNLMTQVAKERGMTSIYIGSRGQMIKDSLKKQRSIVDKAIQDLKNYLKKNPELTLRVKTVLTNLKELNFIRKKVDTLKIGFENVFFGFYTDMINTPILNNLSNLVYYSINPEITAISSVYVQFVTAKEYTGIERGFVSFILARYTPASDKELILWNSLIGKADNLSYNNLSSSDVKKALNDIFGSEDAKDIINEVLQTRVSIQRSVNDGLYPVDPTLWFNLQTEKIDVIRNAEKVVSNAIISRVEQVSQIQTYVLIASAVLFSLSVLLMIGGYFLARDITGNIKRLEAVIKKVAESKTIRDEKGNVAADINLDTTEGIATAYELLETALIKAESAKETAEEASKAKSMFLANMSHEIRTPLNGIVGFTELLKSTELNEEQKEFVNIIEKSSENLLQIINSILDLSKIESNKIEIENIVFNPIEEFESAVEVYAPRAAEKDINLGLFVDPRLSNLLKGDPTKIKEVLINLISNAIKFTDNGGSVSVEIRKNASENGKAKIDFVVKDTGIGIPAEKKAQIFEAFSQADISVTRKYGGTGLGLTISSEFVKLMGGKLDLESEIGKGSKFFFTLELEEIPSLDETLEGKFKGLKVAFLEIPGMEKDQNRYIREYLDFYGAKFNIFNDLDELLKEHKRYNFVLLDFDYTDENRLKDFFIRNIPTSLIAKISHQKTTEGFAKNLIKLIYEPVNVTKTKQLLLDYEQKSKTSRKTVKEFDFSKIKFKAKALVAEDNMINQKLIQKTLEDMGLEVDLANNGLEAFEKRKNGDYDIIFMDIQMPIMDGVEALHEILDYEEDYKVPHVPIAALTAHALKGDREKYLSEGFDEYATKPLVRDEIAAILERFLSDKIVEEEIEHPLTKRLKESTQEDKEIQKTSEKETQEIKTVDENIKKDILIAKKTPVESKLFEKLIDELDFSSDIAGSFNELLEKIKEGGYRLILVDRELDGFDLQEIKNTIEASNMKTPIILFIDPSATATEEEKSIFSDVIKNVVNKDLLRLVVEKYI, encoded by the coding sequence ATGCAACTCAGTCTAATAAGAAAAATGCAGCTAATAAGTCTTCTGCCGCTGCTGCTTCTTTTCTCGTTGTCAGGCTACTTCCTGTACGACTCATATCAGACTTATCAAAAAACGCAGACTTTGAAGAAAGAGATAGAATTCAACAGAGTACTAAGCAATTTAATGACACAGGTCGCTAAAGAGAGGGGGATGACATCTATCTATATCGGAAGCCGGGGTCAAATGATAAAAGACTCACTAAAAAAACAGAGAAGCATAGTTGACAAGGCTATTCAAGACCTTAAAAACTATCTGAAAAAAAATCCCGAATTAACGCTAAGAGTCAAAACTGTTTTAACAAATCTAAAAGAGCTTAACTTTATCAGAAAAAAAGTCGACACACTTAAAATCGGCTTTGAAAATGTATTTTTCGGTTTCTATACGGATATGATAAATACTCCAATCCTTAACAACCTGTCAAATCTTGTATATTACTCAATCAATCCAGAGATTACGGCGATATCTTCCGTATATGTGCAGTTTGTTACCGCAAAAGAGTATACCGGTATCGAAAGAGGCTTCGTCTCATTCATACTTGCCAGATATACGCCAGCATCTGACAAAGAGCTTATTTTATGGAACTCTCTTATAGGGAAAGCAGATAATCTATCCTATAATAATCTCTCTTCGTCTGATGTAAAAAAAGCTCTTAACGATATATTTGGTAGCGAAGACGCCAAAGATATTATAAACGAAGTACTTCAGACCAGAGTAAGTATTCAAAGATCCGTAAATGACGGTTTATACCCTGTTGACCCAACACTTTGGTTCAACCTCCAGACTGAAAAAATCGATGTAATAAGAAATGCTGAAAAAGTTGTAAGTAACGCGATAATAAGCAGAGTCGAACAGGTTTCTCAAATACAGACATATGTTTTGATCGCTTCTGCTGTTCTCTTTTCTCTTTCAGTACTGTTGATGATAGGGGGCTACTTTCTTGCCAGAGACATTACAGGCAACATTAAAAGACTCGAAGCTGTCATTAAAAAGGTTGCAGAGTCCAAAACGATTCGTGATGAAAAAGGAAATGTGGCAGCAGATATCAATCTTGATACAACAGAAGGTATCGCTACAGCATATGAACTTCTGGAAACTGCCCTTATCAAAGCCGAAAGCGCAAAAGAGACAGCCGAAGAGGCAAGTAAAGCAAAGAGTATGTTCCTTGCCAACATGTCTCATGAAATTAGAACACCATTGAACGGCATTGTCGGATTTACAGAGCTACTCAAAAGTACGGAACTAAATGAAGAGCAAAAAGAGTTTGTAAATATAATAGAAAAAAGCTCTGAAAATCTTCTTCAGATTATAAATAGTATTCTTGACCTTTCAAAAATCGAAAGTAACAAAATCGAAATCGAAAATATCGTATTTAATCCTATCGAAGAGTTTGAAAGTGCCGTCGAAGTTTACGCACCTAGAGCGGCAGAAAAAGATATAAATTTAGGCCTTTTTGTAGATCCAAGACTCAGCAATCTACTAAAAGGCGATCCTACAAAAATTAAAGAGGTACTTATAAACCTTATCAGTAACGCTATCAAATTTACCGATAACGGCGGCTCCGTTTCAGTAGAAATACGAAAAAATGCTTCAGAAAACGGAAAAGCAAAAATAGATTTTGTTGTAAAAGATACCGGTATAGGAATACCCGCGGAGAAAAAAGCCCAGATTTTTGAAGCTTTTTCCCAAGCCGATATTTCGGTAACAAGAAAATATGGAGGAACCGGACTAGGACTTACAATATCCAGCGAATTTGTCAAACTTATGGGCGGGAAACTCGATCTTGAAAGCGAAATCGGAAAAGGTTCAAAATTTTTCTTTACTCTTGAATTAGAAGAGATTCCAAGCCTTGACGAAACACTCGAGGGAAAATTCAAAGGTCTAAAAGTAGCTTTCCTGGAAATTCCTGGAATGGAAAAAGACCAAAACAGGTATATCCGCGAATATCTCGATTTCTACGGCGCCAAATTCAATATTTTTAACGATCTGGACGAACTGCTAAAAGAGCACAAAAGATACAATTTTGTTCTTCTGGATTTTGACTACACGGATGAAAACAGGCTGAAAGACTTTTTCATCAGAAATATTCCCACCTCATTGATAGCCAAAATCAGTCATCAGAAAACAACAGAGGGATTCGCTAAAAATTTAATAAAACTGATTTACGAACCCGTTAACGTAACTAAAACGAAACAGTTGCTCCTCGATTATGAGCAGAAGAGTAAAACTTCAAGAAAAACGGTTAAAGAGTTCGATTTTTCAAAAATTAAATTCAAAGCCAAAGCTCTTGTAGCAGAAGACAATATGATAAATCAGAAGCTCATACAAAAAACACTGGAAGATATGGGATTGGAAGTTGATCTAGCCAATAACGGTCTGGAAGCTTTTGAAAAGAGAAAAAACGGCGACTACGATATTATATTTATGGATATTCAGATGCCTATAATGGACGGTGTAGAAGCTCTTCATGAAATTCTGGACTATGAAGAGGATTATAAGGTTCCTCATGTTCCGATAGCCGCTTTAACCGCTCATGCACTGAAAGGAGACAGGGAAAAATATCTAAGCGAAGGTTTTGATGAATATGCCACAAAACCTCTTGTCAGAGATGAGATTGCCGCAATATTGGAGAGATTCCTTTCTGATAAAATAGTTGAAGAAGAGATTGAGCATCCGCTGACAAAACGGCTAAAAGAATCGACACAAGAAGACAAAGAGATTCAAAAAACAAGCGAGAAAGAGACTCAGGAGATAAAAACAGTTGATGAGAATATAAAAAAAGATATACTTATTGCGAAAAAAACTCCTGTAGAATCAAAACTATTTGAAAAACTTATAGACGAACTTGATTTTAGTTCCGATATAGCTGGTAGCTTCAATGAACTCCTTGAAAAAATAAAAGAAGGTGGATACAGACTGATTTTGGTCGACAGGGAGCTTGACGGATTTGATCTACAGGAAATCAAAAATACAATAGAGGCATCAAACATGAAAACACCGATTATTCTTTTTATTGATCCCTCAGCTACGGCAACAGAGGAAGAGAAGTCTATATTTAGCGACGTGATAAAAAATGTTGTAAATAAAGATCTTCTGAGGCTTGTTGTAGAAAAATATATCTGA
- a CDS encoding tetratricopeptide repeat protein, with translation MKKIFFSLAFAAIALYASNFSNAIRAYKSQNYKEAKEFFELAVEEGSVQAKYFLGLFYLNGMGTQKDLDKAEKFFLEAKKIGNARANCYLAQIYLEKGNANIKKIKKLLKEGLQSGARECSTIAQKYNINLN, from the coding sequence TTGAAGAAGATATTTTTTTCTCTCGCTTTCGCAGCAATAGCTCTATACGCTTCAAACTTCAGCAACGCAATCAGGGCATATAAAAGCCAAAATTATAAAGAAGCAAAAGAGTTTTTTGAATTGGCTGTAGAAGAAGGATCAGTTCAGGCAAAATATTTTTTAGGACTTTTCTATCTTAACGGTATGGGTACTCAAAAAGATCTTGATAAAGCAGAAAAGTTTTTTCTTGAGGCAAAAAAAATAGGTAATGCAAGAGCTAACTGCTATCTTGCCCAGATCTATCTCGAAAAAGGAAATGCAAACATCAAAAAGATAAAGAAACTTCTAAAAGAAGGTTTACAAAGCGGTGCACGCGAATGCTCCACGATTGCTCAGAAATATAATATAAATCTAAACTAA
- a CDS encoding Hpt domain-containing protein, whose translation MILYTKNRELVGISDYSLQLLGYSSLDELKEDIKDIAELFEVRPGYVYNFENFSWLNFVLHSNIQTPRAIIHTKNNHEFECKITVDMLYMDNGETFYSVRLENIKGVSNESSLSQNHDTPQPDLILPTEYQDQEEDNFRLPDQNIEENPEISAFQTDMQPQTDEVLISQDNTDTPEIFKTEQAETFENEKLDINLDFDTPSSIEEEAPLFFEEKEEPATTKISESPIFDPEDAAKELGLTPELITEFVKEFINQAIEYKPKFEELLSSENIEEIRNYSHKLKGAAANLRIEKAVEILSVINSSNDKKTLEEKLSEFYDFIKELKEQLHIEEDVDTTISLPVENDTVFEKDISDHTNQNEEEIYPFDIIKETEPKEQTEYDTEKIANEIGLPKTLIHELIKDFIKEAKKQKETIYSLISDQKKEELQKTAKKLKGITDNLRLEEFSAQLSKLCDNNESENKADAADKFFEMLENLSKTIEI comes from the coding sequence TTGATTTTATATACGAAGAACAGAGAGCTTGTAGGAATTTCAGACTACAGTCTACAACTATTGGGATACTCCTCCCTAGATGAACTGAAAGAAGATATAAAAGATATAGCCGAACTTTTTGAAGTTAGACCCGGATATGTTTACAATTTTGAAAATTTCTCCTGGCTCAATTTTGTACTACACAGCAATATTCAGACTCCAAGAGCAATAATTCACACGAAAAATAATCATGAATTTGAATGCAAAATCACTGTAGACATGCTTTATATGGATAACGGTGAAACATTTTACTCAGTAAGACTCGAAAACATAAAAGGCGTAAGTAACGAATCCTCTCTTTCACAAAATCATGATACGCCACAGCCTGATCTTATTCTTCCAACAGAGTATCAGGATCAAGAAGAAGATAATTTTCGATTACCGGATCAAAACATAGAAGAAAATCCTGAGATATCGGCTTTCCAGACCGATATGCAACCTCAAACAGATGAAGTTTTGATATCTCAGGACAACACGGATACTCCCGAAATATTTAAAACAGAACAAGCGGAAACTTTTGAAAATGAAAAACTGGATATCAATCTAGATTTTGACACTCCTTCTTCTATAGAGGAGGAGGCTCCCCTGTTTTTTGAAGAAAAAGAGGAACCGGCTACTACAAAAATATCCGAATCCCCTATTTTCGATCCGGAAGATGCTGCTAAAGAGCTAGGGCTAACACCGGAACTTATAACAGAATTTGTCAAAGAGTTTATTAACCAGGCGATAGAGTATAAGCCCAAATTCGAAGAACTGCTTTCAAGCGAAAATATTGAAGAGATACGAAACTATTCACACAAACTGAAAGGTGCAGCAGCAAATCTGCGTATCGAAAAAGCCGTCGAAATACTTTCTGTTATCAATAGTTCAAATGATAAAAAAACTCTGGAAGAAAAACTTTCGGAATTTTACGATTTTATAAAAGAGCTGAAAGAGCAACTGCACATTGAAGAAGATGTAGATACAACTATCTCTTTACCTGTGGAAAACGATACTGTTTTTGAAAAAGATATCAGCGACCATACAAATCAAAATGAAGAAGAGATATATCCTTTCGACATCATAAAAGAAACGGAGCCAAAAGAGCAGACAGAGTACGATACGGAAAAAATAGCCAATGAAATAGGTCTTCCAAAAACGCTTATTCACGAACTGATAAAAGATTTCATAAAAGAAGCAAAAAAACAAAAAGAGACAATATACAGCCTCATTTCCGATCAAAAAAAAGAAGAGTTGCAAAAAACGGCAAAAAAACTCAAAGGAATTACAGACAATTTACGACTCGAAGAGTTCAGTGCACAGCTTAGTAAGCTGTGTGACAACAATGAGAGCGAAAATAAAGCAGACGCAGCCGATAAATTTTTTGAAATGTTAGAAAACCTGAGTAAAACTATTGAAATTTAA